The following are encoded together in the Bradymonas sediminis genome:
- a CDS encoding MlaD family protein yields the protein MKLENIITPFKVGLLVIAATLGTIFMIVQFTSGVAMNEDDRYQVYAYFDDVTGLAVRSRVVMSGIPVGYIKSIRLENQKARVDIMVDESLELHEGVKKPDGWNKNGATVARKQASLIGDYYLELSPGTQGPPLKDGDQIENVVTAVGPEELMENFNTITKDIQKVTESLAEVFGGDKGAARIDQMVADLQEVLSTVRVFVETNSDSLGRIVTNAEMTSAEVRQFAAVGTELMESMIRDARAVVQEVKFIIGQSSGDLQAGLGTLQGTLSRLQSTLDSLNYSLQNVQDITDKVNEGEGTVGKLINDPSIADRTDRILADAEEYVDSLARLKTIVELRSAYYVKNARFKNTVGLKLQPALDKYYLIQLVDDFRGTTRVVRDDVNTTQSGSQDPLYRETRVTTTDEFKFSAQLARGWEISPSMMLFGRFGIMESSGGLGADLYLTEGYDFKIATDLFDFGRNTNPRFRARATYEFFEFAYIMGGVDDVFNGDQRDYYFGIGLEFNDEDLKALISTTGVPTP from the coding sequence ATGAAACTGGAAAATATTATAACGCCTTTTAAGGTCGGCTTGTTGGTGATCGCCGCGACGCTGGGCACGATTTTTATGATCGTGCAATTTACCAGCGGCGTGGCCATGAACGAGGACGACCGCTATCAGGTCTACGCCTATTTCGACGATGTCACGGGTCTGGCGGTGCGCTCGCGCGTGGTCATGTCGGGCATCCCGGTGGGCTATATCAAGTCGATTCGCCTGGAGAATCAAAAGGCGCGCGTCGACATTATGGTCGACGAGAGCCTGGAGCTGCACGAGGGCGTCAAGAAGCCGGACGGCTGGAATAAGAACGGCGCCACGGTTGCCCGCAAGCAAGCCAGCCTGATCGGCGACTATTATCTCGAGCTGTCGCCCGGCACCCAGGGGCCCCCTCTAAAAGACGGCGACCAGATTGAAAATGTCGTCACCGCGGTGGGCCCCGAAGAGTTGATGGAGAACTTCAACACCATCACCAAGGATATTCAGAAGGTGACCGAGTCGCTGGCCGAGGTCTTCGGCGGCGATAAGGGCGCGGCTCGCATTGATCAGATGGTCGCGGACCTTCAGGAAGTCTTAAGTACGGTTCGCGTTTTCGTCGAAACCAATAGTGATAGCCTCGGGCGCATCGTGACCAACGCCGAGATGACCTCGGCGGAGGTGCGTCAATTCGCGGCCGTCGGCACCGAGTTGATGGAGTCGATGATCCGCGACGCCCGCGCCGTGGTTCAGGAGGTGAAGTTCATCATCGGGCAGTCCTCCGGCGATCTCCAGGCCGGACTCGGCACGCTTCAGGGCACCCTGTCGAGGCTGCAATCCACCCTCGACTCGCTCAACTATAGTCTCCAAAACGTTCAGGATATCACCGACAAGGTCAACGAAGGGGAGGGCACCGTCGGTAAGCTCATCAACGACCCGTCCATCGCGGATCGCACCGACCGAATCCTGGCCGACGCCGAGGAGTACGTCGACAGCCTTGCGCGCCTCAAGACCATCGTGGAGCTTCGCTCGGCGTATTATGTCAAGAACGCGCGCTTCAAGAATACGGTGGGCCTGAAGTTGCAGCCGGCGCTTGATAAATATTATCTGATTCAGCTGGTCGACGACTTTAGGGGCACCACCCGTGTGGTGCGCGACGACGTCAACACCACGCAGTCGGGCAGCCAGGACCCGCTCTACCGCGAGACGCGCGTCACCACGACCGACGAGTTTAAGTTCAGCGCGCAGCTCGCGCGCGGCTGGGAGATCTCGCCGTCGATGATGTTATTCGGGCGTTTCGGCATCATGGAGAGCTCCGGCGGCCTGGGCGCCGACCTCTATTTGACCGAGGGCTATGACTTCAAGATTGCCACCGACCTCTTTGACTTTGGCCGCAATACGAACCCCCGATTTAGAGCGCGCGCCACCTACGAATTCTTCGAGTTCGCCTATATTATGGGCGGCGTCGATGACGTCTTTAACGGCGACCAGCGCGACTACTATTTCGGAATCGGGCTTGAGTTTAATGACGAAGACCTCAAGGCGCTGATCTCAACGACCGGCGTCCCCACGCCCTGA
- a CDS encoding MlaE family ABC transporter permease — MLNKAKSGVENVGNRAIAFVEELGQMMIMLGEAIVWAFRPPYRLRIWAQALDMVGVGSLPIVLLTGVFSGLVLAYQSFYAFRMFNAESLVGGTVAVSLIRELGPVLAGLMVAGRTGSAMTTELGTMRVTEQIDAMAVMAVNPIQYLVTPRIIASVLMLPVLTMLFNLVGISAAYVLSVFVLEVDPGIFLSKIRDFVAPIDLLKSGVKAAAFGMVIALVGCYKGFYASGGAKGVGEATTSSVVTSSVSILFIDYIFTVLMWD, encoded by the coding sequence ATGCTCAATAAGGCAAAGTCCGGGGTGGAGAATGTAGGCAACCGCGCGATCGCTTTTGTCGAAGAGCTTGGTCAGATGATGATCATGCTCGGCGAGGCGATCGTCTGGGCGTTTCGGCCTCCTTATCGGCTCCGTATTTGGGCGCAGGCCCTGGATATGGTCGGCGTGGGCAGCTTGCCCATCGTCCTATTAACCGGTGTCTTCTCGGGCCTGGTCCTGGCCTACCAATCGTTCTACGCCTTCCGAATGTTCAACGCCGAGAGCCTGGTGGGCGGTACGGTCGCGGTCTCGCTGATTCGCGAGCTCGGGCCTGTGCTCGCCGGATTGATGGTCGCCGGGCGAACCGGCAGCGCGATGACCACCGAGCTTGGCACCATGCGGGTGACCGAGCAGATCGACGCGATGGCGGTCATGGCGGTCAACCCCATCCAATATCTGGTGACCCCGCGCATCATCGCCAGCGTGCTGATGCTCCCGGTGCTCACCATGCTCTTTAACCTGGTGGGCATCAGCGCGGCGTATGTGCTGTCGGTCTTCGTGCTCGAGGTCGATCCGGGCATTTTTCTGAGCAAAATCCGTGACTTCGTCGCGCCCATCGACCTGCTCAAATCCGGCGTGAAGGCCGCCGCCTTCGGGATGGTTATCGCTTTGGTTGGCTGTTATAAAGGCTTTTACGCATCGGGCGGCGCCAAGGGCGTCGGCGAGGCGACGACGTCATCGGTGGTCACCAGCAGCGTGTCAATTTTGTTTATCGACTATATTTTCACGGTGCTGATGTGGGATTGA
- a CDS encoding YaiI/YqxD family protein: MTIWVDADSAPNAVTAILVRASLAREVDVVLVANRWIQKPKSLRVSVVTVGAGDDVADDYIVEQCGPGDMVITFDIPLAARAVEQGARVVTPHGVELDASNVRERLSKRDFAEQLRSMGIETGGPDAFNNAHKEAFANALDRWLTAQGK; encoded by the coding sequence ATGACCATCTGGGTGGACGCAGATTCGGCGCCAAACGCGGTCACGGCCATCTTGGTGCGCGCCTCATTGGCCCGCGAGGTCGACGTGGTGCTGGTGGCCAATCGTTGGATCCAAAAGCCGAAGTCCCTGCGCGTCTCCGTGGTCACGGTGGGCGCGGGCGACGATGTCGCCGACGATTATATCGTGGAGCAATGTGGCCCGGGAGATATGGTCATCACCTTCGACATACCGCTGGCGGCGCGGGCGGTGGAGCAGGGCGCGCGGGTGGTGACGCCGCATGGGGTGGAGCTCGACGCGTCGAATGTGCGTGAGCGGCTGAGCAAGCGCGACTTCGCCGAGCAATTGCGCAGCATGGGCATCGAGACCGGCGGCCCCGACGCCTTTAATAACGCCCATAAGGAAGCCTTCGCCAATGCCCTGGACCGCTGGCTCACCGCCCAGGGCAAATAG
- a CDS encoding transglutaminase-like domain-containing protein, whose amino-acid sequence MRFHRHIKITRRAATRGAALLCLVLLGAGGVAGASKPGWAQQSGAGDASASSTRRDSRRVLHEYFDPWSVNLSGQTSVGGSGASADAASSAFIGMPGQPPGLSLEPATDEMILGNQGPVDAGKTATPWGPLDPGSGAPSRLDSATDRVDQLNYWANFEPSVVPYKRVVVQNQVRSADGQYSLHLAPGRYRSVAIEGGAERGNEDVFWGSFLLRARAGERHPIPSVAPQQRILSVQAAPMVGLRVERDEADNFYIVPASDGLLRVNMKLAVPRVYFDGELSATTTWREFSQAAQARDARLSPHIKDVAANVLKLNGASHQMAPRDALFALIEYYRDFEARPFPESLAKDDLYTAISAAQIGVCRHRSLAFVISARALGIPARYIYNEAHAFVEIYWPKLGWRRVDLGGAAEQLDYSGRRGGGVHQAAPDALPQPPNYISELERMGADIPGYQSDESGDTSDAQVAANGLDAPDAEEQFAEDSVGATDQGEALSGEVEPGTTAAEDDALAAASELMQDRGELPTDEAPAMNAEEHAQDISDQTEHAGASAPPEPEADPRQAVRIDVVASNPEIFRGTALQLNGSIFSLQGRAISRALLKVYLGPLGADSTDGLVLLGEIESDAGGRFSGQFPIAEDISIGRWSVILRYDGSDKYLPAQVD is encoded by the coding sequence ATGCGTTTTCACCGCCACATTAAAATCACTCGCCGCGCCGCGACTCGCGGGGCGGCGTTGCTGTGTCTGGTGCTGCTCGGCGCAGGCGGGGTCGCCGGGGCGAGTAAGCCCGGGTGGGCGCAGCAGAGCGGGGCGGGCGATGCGAGTGCTTCGTCGACGCGTCGCGATTCGCGGCGCGTTTTGCATGAGTATTTCGACCCGTGGAGCGTCAATCTCAGCGGCCAAACATCGGTCGGTGGTAGCGGAGCTTCCGCAGACGCCGCCAGCAGCGCGTTCATCGGGATGCCCGGGCAGCCGCCCGGGTTGTCGCTGGAGCCGGCCACCGATGAGATGATCCTGGGTAATCAGGGCCCGGTTGACGCCGGTAAAACCGCGACGCCCTGGGGGCCACTCGACCCGGGTTCGGGGGCGCCAAGTCGGCTTGATTCGGCGACCGACCGGGTGGACCAGCTTAATTATTGGGCTAATTTCGAGCCCAGCGTGGTGCCCTATAAGCGCGTCGTCGTGCAGAATCAGGTGCGCAGCGCCGATGGCCAATATTCCCTGCATCTGGCGCCGGGCCGCTATCGGAGCGTGGCGATTGAGGGCGGGGCCGAGCGGGGCAACGAGGACGTCTTCTGGGGCTCCTTCTTGCTGCGCGCGCGCGCCGGCGAGCGCCACCCCATCCCGAGCGTCGCTCCGCAACAGCGCATCCTGTCGGTGCAGGCCGCGCCGATGGTGGGGCTGCGGGTGGAGCGCGATGAGGCCGATAATTTCTATATCGTTCCGGCCAGCGATGGGTTGCTTCGCGTCAATATGAAGCTCGCCGTGCCTCGGGTGTATTTCGACGGTGAGCTCAGCGCGACGACCACTTGGCGCGAGTTCTCCCAGGCCGCCCAGGCGCGCGACGCTCGGTTGTCGCCGCATATCAAAGATGTCGCCGCCAATGTCCTTAAGCTCAACGGGGCGTCGCACCAGATGGCGCCGCGTGACGCGCTCTTTGCGCTTATCGAGTATTATCGTGACTTTGAGGCGCGCCCCTTTCCCGAATCCCTGGCCAAAGATGACCTTTATACGGCTATCTCGGCGGCTCAGATTGGCGTCTGCCGGCACCGCAGCCTCGCGTTCGTGATCTCGGCGCGCGCGCTCGGGATTCCGGCCCGCTATATCTATAACGAGGCGCACGCCTTCGTTGAGATTTACTGGCCGAAGTTGGGGTGGCGGCGCGTTGATCTGGGCGGCGCGGCCGAGCAGCTCGACTATAGCGGCCGCCGCGGCGGGGGCGTGCATCAGGCGGCCCCCGACGCGCTGCCGCAACCGCCGAATTATATCTCGGAGTTGGAGCGGATGGGCGCCGATATTCCGGGCTATCAGAGCGATGAGTCCGGCGACACGAGTGACGCCCAGGTCGCGGCGAACGGGCTCGACGCGCCCGATGCCGAGGAGCAATTCGCTGAAGACTCGGTCGGCGCGACCGATCAGGGCGAAGCCTTGAGCGGCGAGGTTGAACCCGGCACGACTGCTGCCGAAGATGATGCTCTCGCCGCGGCTTCGGAATTGATGCAGGATCGCGGCGAGTTGCCGACGGACGAGGCGCCGGCAATGAATGCTGAGGAGCACGCGCAGGATATATCCGACCAGACGGAACACGCTGGCGCCTCGGCGCCCCCCGAACCCGAGGCCGACCCGCGCCAGGCGGTTCGCATCGACGTCGTCGCGAGCAACCCGGAGATCTTTCGAGGCACCGCGCTTCAGCTCAACGGCAGTATCTTCAGCCTGCAGGGGCGCGCTATATCGCGCGCGTTGCTCAAGGTTTATCTGGGGCCGCTCGGCGCCGATTCCACCGATGGCCTGGTGTTATTGGGCGAAATCGAGAGCGACGCCGGCGGTCGGTTTTCCGGGCAATTTCCCATCGCCGAGGATATTTCGATCGGGCGCTGGTCGGTGATCTTGCGCTACGACGGCAGTGATAAATATTTGCCCGCGCAGGTTGATTGA
- a CDS encoding sensor histidine kinase has translation MLERLIDYFIPDDFPDPTGVETRRARIGVIITIIANFWAFVAGTLGLASGNIHVGVGLLIGAVVMSLAPFVLRNTGNLSLAGHCIIIPAYVTIVAMVYSTGGLYSAAILWLPLLPLLATIYQSNRNALAWVFVVGATIALMTVGMLVDYPFPQAKSRVGSYIQFGVALIGMMGTTYALLQFKNNVQIWLSDALREKEAETRAVLETAPDAILTVGGDGQILSVNRATARMFNASREEILALNIQDLVADLDPVSLNALLKTRGFGESVELTSTRAGSEFPVEIAFGHHDSRIVLVLRDITERKVANQALRSARDQAIEASRAKSAFLANMSHELRTPLNAVIGYSEMIKEEIEIMYDEKVENIEVITDFLPDLTRIRTAGAHLLALINDILDLSKIEAGKMDLHLEEFEVDALIEEIESTIAPLAKKGNNRVVIERSDALGTMNSDITKVRQILLNLLSNACKFTKEGSVTVRISPAENNAKLIFEIEDTGVGMSESQLQKIFEAFTQADASTTRQYGGTGLGLTITRHFCSLLGGEVEVESSLGQGSVFRVHLPRDNSTDIPAEIAA, from the coding sequence ATGCTCGAGCGATTAATCGACTACTTTATCCCGGATGACTTCCCCGACCCCACAGGGGTCGAGACGCGGCGCGCGCGCATCGGCGTCATCATCACCATCATCGCCAATTTCTGGGCGTTTGTTGCGGGTACGCTGGGGTTGGCCTCGGGAAATATCCACGTCGGCGTTGGCCTGCTGATCGGCGCGGTCGTGATGAGCCTGGCGCCCTTCGTCCTACGCAACACCGGGAACCTGAGCCTCGCTGGCCACTGCATCATCATCCCGGCCTACGTGACCATCGTGGCGATGGTTTATTCGACCGGCGGGCTCTACTCGGCCGCCATCCTCTGGCTGCCGCTGTTGCCGCTGCTCGCGACCATTTACCAGAGCAACCGCAACGCCCTGGCCTGGGTCTTTGTCGTCGGCGCGACCATCGCGCTGATGACCGTTGGCATGCTGGTGGACTACCCATTCCCCCAGGCGAAGTCGCGCGTCGGCTCCTACATCCAATTTGGCGTGGCGCTCATCGGCATGATGGGCACCACCTATGCCCTGCTTCAGTTCAAGAATAATGTCCAGATCTGGCTTAGCGACGCGCTGCGCGAGAAGGAAGCCGAGACGCGCGCCGTCCTTGAGACCGCCCCCGACGCCATCCTCACGGTCGGCGGGGACGGGCAAATCTTGAGCGTAAACCGCGCCACCGCGCGCATGTTTAACGCCAGCCGGGAGGAGATTCTCGCGCTCAATATCCAGGACCTGGTGGCAGACCTGGACCCGGTCTCGCTGAACGCCCTGCTCAAGACGCGCGGCTTCGGCGAGTCAGTGGAGCTCACCAGCACCCGCGCGGGAAGCGAGTTTCCGGTCGAGATCGCCTTCGGTCACCACGACTCGCGCATCGTGCTGGTGCTGCGCGATATCACCGAGCGCAAAGTCGCCAACCAGGCGCTTCGAAGCGCGCGCGACCAGGCCATCGAGGCGAGCCGCGCAAAGAGCGCATTTTTGGCCAATATGAGCCACGAACTGCGCACCCCGCTCAACGCGGTCATCGGGTACTCGGAGATGATCAAGGAAGAGATCGAGATCATGTACGATGAGAAGGTCGAAAATATCGAGGTTATCACCGACTTCCTGCCTGATCTAACCCGTATCCGCACCGCCGGCGCCCACCTGCTCGCGCTCATTAACGATATCCTGGACCTGTCCAAAATCGAGGCAGGCAAGATGGATCTGCACCTCGAAGAATTCGAGGTCGACGCCCTGATCGAGGAGATCGAGAGCACCATCGCACCGCTGGCGAAGAAGGGAAATAACCGCGTCGTCATCGAGCGAAGCGACGCACTCGGCACCATGAATTCCGATATCACCAAGGTCCGCCAGATCCTGCTCAACCTCCTGAGCAACGCCTGCAAATTCACCAAAGAGGGGAGCGTCACCGTCCGGATCAGCCCCGCCGAGAATAACGCAAAACTCATCTTCGAGATCGAAGACACCGGCGTAGGCATGAGCGAGTCACAGCTTCAAAAAATCTTCGAGGCGTTCACGCAGGCCGACGCCTCCACCACCCGCCAATACGGCGGCACCGGCCTCGGGCTGACCATCACGCGCCATTTCTGCTCCCTTCTCGGCGGCGAGGTCGAGGTCGAATCATCTCTGGGCCAGGGAAGCGTCTTCCGCGTTCACCTGCCTCGCGATAACTCCACCGATATCCCGGCCGAAATCGCCGCCTAA
- a CDS encoding L-threonylcarbamoyladenylate synthase: MKTIKSEPNSSLKSQVDEVVDVLNDGGVVCMPCGGSYRLLADLYNEQAVMNMMQAKRRIATAPSLVFVAEEKMLEQAAADVDASARPLMDKLWPGPLTIRFNASREIPKKVRKILTKATGKVGIRVPDEQLLRQVVKALGRPVLVSSANKEKKHGSASPAQIRNTFFGRISLFIDAGDLPEAPSSTVIEVKNGKIKVLREGNMSLEQIKAAL, from the coding sequence ATGAAGACCATCAAATCCGAGCCGAACTCCAGTCTGAAATCACAGGTCGACGAAGTCGTCGACGTCCTCAATGATGGCGGCGTTGTCTGCATGCCATGTGGTGGCTCTTATCGTTTACTGGCCGACCTCTATAATGAGCAGGCCGTGATGAATATGATGCAGGCGAAGCGGCGGATCGCCACGGCGCCTTCGCTGGTTTTTGTCGCCGAAGAGAAGATGCTCGAGCAGGCGGCGGCGGACGTGGACGCGAGCGCGCGTCCCTTGATGGATAAATTGTGGCCGGGGCCGCTGACGATTCGGTTTAACGCGTCGCGCGAGATTCCCAAGAAGGTACGAAAGATTCTGACGAAGGCGACCGGAAAGGTCGGCATCCGCGTGCCCGACGAGCAATTGCTGCGCCAGGTGGTCAAGGCGCTGGGACGCCCGGTGTTGGTGTCGAGCGCGAATAAGGAGAAGAAGCACGGCTCGGCGTCGCCGGCCCAGATCCGCAATACGTTTTTTGGGCGAATCTCGCTGTTTATTGACGCCGGCGACCTGCCCGAGGCGCCGAGTTCAACGGTGATCGAGGTCAAGAACGGAAAGATTAAAGTGCTGCGCGAGGGCAATATGTCGCTGGAACAGATTAAAGCGGCGCTATAG
- the typA gene encoding translational GTPase TypA, which produces MKDIRNIAIVAHVDHGKTTMIDQMLRQSGTIQAHREMAERAMDSNQLEQERGITIVSKCTAVIYKGTEINIVDTPGHADFGGEVERVLKMVDSVLLVVDAFEGPMPQTKFVLRRSLALGHQPIVVINKIDRPNARPDEVLDEVFDLFVDLGANDDQLEFPVVYASGRDGYAMLDPNEESDDMTPLFDAILREIKPPGDDPEAPLKMQVATLNYDDYMGRVAIGRVFAGRMRVGDKVVLVRRDGTKSNAKITKLFSFVGLEKVETEMIEAGDLCAVTGMDDILPGETICDPDHPVSMDMIEIGEPTLSMILMVNTSPFAGQEGKFLTSRQIRERLDRELEHNVALRVEDTDRPEAFKVSGRGELHLSVLLEQMRREGFEMQVSQPEVIVRVDENGKKTEPLEEVVIEAPSEYAGTVIRKMQERKGEMTHMMQNSDGTQRVEFLIPSRALIGYRTEFLTDTRGAGIMHTNFHSYGEYRGDIERRRGGAMVALEQGATTAYSLFSLQDRGTMFVGPGETVYGGQVIGENNRENELVINPTKGKKLSNMRSSGTDEALTLAPPVRFSLEKAIEFISEDEYVEITPESIRLRKSVLHHGKRKASSR; this is translated from the coding sequence ATGAAAGATATTCGTAATATCGCAATCGTGGCTCACGTTGACCACGGAAAGACGACAATGATCGACCAGATGCTTCGTCAGTCAGGCACGATCCAAGCGCATCGTGAAATGGCGGAGCGTGCGATGGACAGCAACCAGCTCGAGCAAGAGCGTGGGATTACCATCGTGTCGAAGTGTACCGCAGTTATCTATAAAGGCACCGAGATTAACATCGTCGACACCCCTGGCCATGCCGATTTCGGCGGCGAGGTTGAGCGCGTGCTCAAGATGGTCGACTCGGTCCTGCTCGTCGTCGACGCGTTTGAGGGCCCGATGCCCCAGACCAAATTCGTGCTTCGTCGCTCGCTGGCGCTCGGCCATCAGCCGATCGTCGTCATCAACAAGATCGACCGGCCGAACGCGCGCCCCGACGAAGTGCTCGACGAGGTCTTCGACCTCTTCGTGGACCTGGGCGCCAACGACGACCAGCTTGAGTTCCCGGTGGTCTACGCCTCCGGTCGTGACGGCTACGCCATGCTGGACCCCAATGAGGAGTCCGACGATATGACGCCGCTCTTCGACGCGATTCTTCGGGAGATTAAACCCCCGGGAGACGACCCCGAAGCGCCGCTGAAGATGCAGGTGGCGACCCTTAACTACGACGACTATATGGGGCGCGTCGCCATCGGTCGTGTTTTCGCCGGCCGCATGCGCGTGGGCGATAAAGTTGTCCTGGTTCGCCGCGATGGCACCAAGAGCAACGCAAAAATTACGAAACTCTTCTCCTTCGTCGGCCTGGAAAAGGTCGAGACCGAGATGATCGAAGCCGGCGACCTGTGCGCCGTCACCGGCATGGACGACATCCTCCCCGGCGAGACCATCTGCGACCCGGATCACCCGGTGTCGATGGATATGATCGAGATTGGCGAGCCGACGCTGTCGATGATCCTGATGGTCAACACCAGCCCGTTCGCCGGCCAAGAGGGTAAATTCCTCACCAGCCGTCAGATCCGCGAGCGTCTGGACCGCGAGCTTGAGCATAACGTGGCGCTTCGCGTCGAAGACACCGACCGTCCGGAGGCCTTCAAGGTCTCGGGTCGTGGTGAGTTGCACCTGTCGGTTCTGCTTGAGCAGATGCGCCGCGAAGGCTTCGAGATGCAGGTCTCGCAGCCCGAGGTTATCGTGCGCGTCGACGAGAATGGCAAAAAGACCGAGCCGCTCGAAGAGGTCGTCATCGAGGCACCCTCCGAGTACGCCGGCACCGTCATTCGCAAGATGCAGGAGCGAAAGGGCGAGATGACGCATATGATGCAGAACTCCGACGGCACGCAGCGCGTCGAGTTCCTCATCCCGTCGCGCGCCTTGATCGGCTATCGCACCGAGTTCCTGACCGACACCCGCGGCGCGGGCATCATGCACACGAACTTCCATTCCTACGGCGAGTATCGCGGGGATATCGAGCGTCGTCGCGGTGGTGCGATGGTCGCGCTTGAGCAGGGCGCAACGACCGCCTACTCGCTCTTCAGCTTGCAGGATCGTGGCACCATGTTCGTCGGCCCGGGCGAGACCGTCTACGGCGGCCAGGTCATCGGCGAGAATAACCGTGAGAACGAGCTGGTCATCAACCCCACCAAGGGCAAGAAACTCAGCAATATGCGTTCCTCGGGGACCGATGAAGCGTTGACGCTGGCTCCGCCGGTTCGCTTCTCCCTGGAGAAGGCCATCGAGTTCATCAGTGAAGACGAGTATGTGGAGATCACGCCGGAGTCGATTCGACTTCGCAAGAGCGTGTTGCACCACGGAAAGCGCAAAGCTAGTTCGCGATAA
- a CDS encoding PhnA domain-containing protein, with amino-acid sequence MSIEQALLERAEHQCELCTSTTLLRQFDVPSEEPRDDASIVICEVCANQLAAEDASELDSTHWYCLQGSVWSVVPAVKVLSWRVLNKLRGETWARDLMDQVYLMDDEMAWAKEGVVEVSDDAPPTLDSNGTQINDGDDVTLVRNLDVKGTNFIAKQGTRVKGVRLIDGDPENVEGKVNGITLVLKTKFLKRA; translated from the coding sequence ATGAGCATCGAACAAGCCCTCCTCGAGCGCGCTGAGCACCAATGTGAGCTTTGTACTTCGACGACCCTATTGCGCCAATTTGACGTCCCCTCCGAAGAGCCGCGCGACGACGCGAGCATCGTGATTTGCGAGGTCTGCGCCAACCAACTCGCCGCCGAAGACGCCAGTGAGCTCGATTCGACGCATTGGTATTGCCTGCAGGGCTCAGTTTGGAGCGTGGTCCCGGCGGTGAAGGTCCTGAGCTGGCGCGTGCTCAATAAATTGCGCGGCGAGACCTGGGCGCGGGACCTGATGGACCAGGTCTATCTGATGGACGATGAGATGGCCTGGGCAAAGGAGGGCGTCGTGGAGGTGTCGGATGACGCGCCGCCCACGCTCGACAGCAACGGCACACAGATTAACGACGGCGACGACGTGACCCTGGTGCGAAACCTCGACGTGAAGGGCACCAACTTCATCGCCAAGCAGGGAACCCGCGTGAAGGGTGTCCGCCTGATCGACGGCGACCCCGAGAATGTGGAGGGCAAGGTCAACGGCATCACGCTGGTGCTCAAGACGAAATTCCTGAAGCGCGCCTGA
- a CDS encoding TMEM43 family protein, whose amino-acid sequence MDEFVEFSEPAGCFATIKDAFAKVGTGFFLIIIAFPLLFWNEGRAVKRAKDLAVGKGSVVSIEADKYDKQHEGKLVHVTGPVSVEKNAVDTEFGVEAPAVVMRRVVEMYQWKETKKTEKTKVEGKKKKKTTYRYNKEWSATEINSSNFKKATDHQNPAMPFKSKTFVAKKVTLGAYDVSDGLKKSWSAKDVHPLEEDDVAGFKPISRGEASLNGNEIYYGDSAKPLIGDVRIRYEVALPGETSIVAGVTGKSLGAYTSDKMNSTLALVEMGTKSADAMFQKAESDNATMTWILRGLGFFMMFAGFRLIFGPFTALAGMVPLLGGLVEMGASLVAGFLAVGLSFVTISVGWVFYRPLIGIPLLLLGMGVLGGGAFLAFKKFKEMQAKKKVNQPTFDGAV is encoded by the coding sequence GTGGACGAGTTTGTTGAGTTTAGCGAGCCTGCAGGGTGCTTTGCGACCATTAAGGATGCCTTTGCCAAGGTTGGCACTGGTTTTTTTCTGATCATTATCGCGTTCCCGCTGCTGTTTTGGAACGAAGGTCGCGCGGTCAAACGCGCCAAGGACCTGGCGGTCGGAAAGGGTTCGGTCGTCAGCATCGAGGCCGACAAATACGACAAACAACACGAGGGTAAATTGGTGCATGTCACCGGCCCGGTGTCGGTCGAGAAGAACGCCGTGGATACGGAATTCGGCGTCGAAGCGCCCGCAGTTGTCATGCGACGCGTCGTCGAGATGTATCAGTGGAAAGAGACCAAGAAGACCGAGAAGACCAAGGTGGAGGGTAAGAAAAAGAAGAAGACCACCTATCGCTACAATAAGGAGTGGTCGGCGACCGAAATTAACTCCTCGAATTTCAAAAAAGCGACCGACCATCAGAACCCCGCGATGCCATTTAAGAGCAAGACCTTCGTGGCGAAAAAGGTCACCCTTGGGGCGTATGACGTCTCGGACGGTTTGAAGAAAAGCTGGAGCGCCAAGGACGTCCACCCCCTCGAGGAAGATGACGTCGCTGGCTTCAAACCGATCAGTCGGGGCGAGGCGTCGCTTAACGGGAATGAAATTTATTATGGGGATTCGGCCAAGCCGCTTATCGGTGACGTTCGCATCCGCTATGAGGTCGCGCTCCCCGGAGAAACCAGCATCGTCGCCGGGGTGACCGGCAAATCGCTGGGCGCCTATACCTCCGACAAGATGAACTCTACGCTGGCGCTGGTCGAGATGGGTACGAAATCCGCCGACGCGATGTTCCAAAAAGCCGAGTCGGATAACGCGACGATGACCTGGATTCTTCGCGGTCTCGGGTTCTTCATGATGTTCGCGGGCTTCCGTCTGATCTTCGGCCCGTTCACGGCGCTGGCTGGAATGGTGCCGCTGCTTGGCGGCCTGGTCGAGATGGGCGCGTCGCTGGTGGCCGGATTCCTGGCGGTTGGCCTGAGCTTCGTGACCATCTCGGTGGGTTGGGTCTTCTACCGCCCCCTCATCGGCATCCCGCTGCTCCTATTAGGCATGGGTGTGCTCGGCGGCGGTGCGTTCCTGGCCTTTAAGAAGTTCAAGGAGATGCAGGCGAAGAAGAAGGTCAATCAGCCTACATTTGATGGGGCTGTCTGA